The segment ATCTAATGTTTTATTATTAACAGCATTTAACACTAATTTAAACACTTCATCCTTCATACCATATTGATTTTCCTCCTCAACTTCAGCTTTATCCTGATTTACTAATCCCATAACATTATCAACATCATTTATAAGAGCAGATATTAATTCCCCTTTTTCATCTTTTATTACAGAATCTCCTCTTACCACTTTTTTTACAAAAACTTTATTAACAACATCTTCTTTTCTTGGTTCATCACCTTGAACATTATTTACAACATCTTGAATATTATTTACAACATCTTTTAAAAAATTGTCAGGGCTTCCTTTATTATCCAATAATTTAGAATCTAGATTACAAGATGCTAATCCCAAAACTAATAATATAAATAAATTTTTTCTCACAAATATTCTCCTTCTTTAAGAATTAATAATCACTATTACTAAATAGTAATGATTATTAATTAATAATATATATCACTTTATTTAAAATACAATTTTTTAATTAAAATTACTATTTTTTTTACATTCTTACTCTAAAATTCTTTACTTATTAACACTTTTCTCTTTAAAAAAGAGATATAGTACATCTCATTTGTTTTTTTAATTTTTCTGTTGAAGTAGATTTGAAGAGAACTGACGATAAAAATAGTCAAATAGAAATAAATAAGATTATATGTGTTATAAATTTATATTTAGAATATGTTTTATAGTGTGTTAAATGTAAATGTATTGTTTTATGTGGTTAATTTTATTATTTGTGATCTTTAAATGTTCTAGTTAAAAATATTCAGTTTATTATATAAAATTGTACAAAAAAGATAATTCATTATAAAAAATAAGCTTTTATATTTATTTTGAAATACATTTGCCTTAGTTACTGCACTGACTGCTGCTCCTTTAACCACAGGCAAATATTCAGCAGCAACGTCATTTTCTATTGAACTCAAAAACTGTTCTTAAGAACTATATCCACTATCCCTTTCAATGCTTTATACACTATCTTCAATTCTTCTGTACCTGCCGCAACTCCCTGCTTGTTATCACTCTTTACCTCACCCACTAAACTAGAATCACCTATTCCCTTTAATGATTCTAAATGTCCTTTTAATGTACTTAAAGTAATCTTAGCTGTACCAACTGATGTTTTTATTACCTTATCAAATACACCATCTTTATCAACACCTGCCGATGCTTTTGATGCAATTTTATCTAATTCTGCTGATGCTTCTCCTAGCTCTTTTCCTAGGTCACTAAAATATTCTCCTACTTCACTCTTCTTAGTAGTTGCTTTTGTAGTAAATCTAATGTATCGGCTATTAATCCTAAAAATGAATAAAATACATTCTCTGCACTTCTAATAATAAAAAAAACAAGGAGGAGAAGAAAATGAATGTAGAAGGAATAAAAGGTAAGGAAGAATTGTGGAAGGAAGAGGAGAATAGGAAGGGAAGGATAGAAAGAGTAAAAGGAATAGTGATGATGGTAGTGATGGGATGTAATAGTGGGAGAGTAAAAGGAGAGGGGAGAGGATTAAGTGGAGCAATGATGGAAGTAGGGAGAATTTCTTTAAAACTTAGTAAGACACAAAAAAATCAAAAACAAAAAATAAATGAATGGATAAATTGAATGAATAAATGAAAATTTTATTTCGTTTGTTATCAATTTTAAAAACATAAAATCTTTAATATTGAATTTTCTACATACATAATACATAAACTATGTAAAATATAGTCTTTTTGATTTTAATGTATTATTTTTAATATTCAGGCCATGATGTATAATCTTTCTTAAATAAGAACCATACAATAAACTTAATATTTTTCATTAGAATATAAGATGGAATATTTTTTATAAAAAGAAAACAACTTCCCTAAATAAAGAGAAGTGTTGTCCTTAATGATTTTATTTTTTATTACTTAGATCACTAATTTATTTAGTGGTTTATTTAATAGATTCCACTCCACTAGATTTTAATATATACTAATTCAACTATTAATTAGACTTAGCTTCAAAAATTTCTCCTTGTTGAATCTCTCCTAACACCTTATTTATCTCTTTTAATCCCTCATCCACTCTATTCCTGATTGCTATTGTCAATGTACTCAATACCTTACTTACTGCATTTGCTACTACACCATTTACTGCATTAGCATATTTATCACTAGCATCCTGCTTAGCCGCAAATTTACCATCTTTTGCCATTGCCCTTAGTGCTATACCAGCTGCTATTACTGCATCTTTCTTTGCTGGATCTTTAATCTCTTTTTTATTATCAACAGCCGAAGCAATAGCAATTTCTGCAGCATCCTTTGCTGCTTCAATTCCATTAGTATTATCAGCTTTAAGATCTTCGTTAGATTGTGACATTGCCTTCAATATATCAGCTCCACTGACTGTTCCTATTGATGCATTTGCTTTAGCCGCCTCTGCCTCTTGAGTCCTGTCATCATCCTTCTTCCCAAATAACTTACCTATATCTTTTTTTTCTTCAGTAATTACATTATTATCAGCATTACCTTCTTTCTCTCCTAATACCATCCCAACTATTCCTTTTATTCCTTTCACAAGTTTACTCACACTGGTAATATCAGCGGCTTTAGCAGCCTGATCTTTAACAGCATTCCCTATCGTATCATTACCACTAGCTCCCAAAGCCGCTTCCTTTGCTCCTTCTTCAATCTTCCCTATCCTTCCAATAAATTCCTCTACCTTACCTTTCACCTTCTCATAATTCCCATATTCTCCTACAATTTTCTCTAATTTCTCTCTCACTTCCTTCATTGTCTCTGCTATCTTACTAAAATACCCACCAATCTCACTTTTCTTTGTTTCCGCCTTTATCCCCAATGTCCCTGTAATCATATCGCCAAAACTCACAAAAACATCTAAAAATCCTTTCCCTAAATTTACCATCTCACTCAAAAACACTTTCTCCGGATCCTTTACTCCCCCACTATTACATCCCATCATCACCATCATTATTATTACTCTTATTTTCCCCTCTACTTTTTTCTCTATCTTCATTCTTCTAGCCTCCTTGTTTTTCTTATTATTTTTTTTCTAGCTTTTTTATAGCTTTTATTTAGGAAGCAAACAAAAAAGTCAATAAACGACGATTTATATGAATATTATTCATACAACATACACAAATACTGTAAATAAAAAAGAGAGCTTCATTGCTCCCTTTGCCAACGTTCTTATCTAATAATTTTATCTATATTCAATATATTATTAATTCAACTATTAATTAGACTTAGCTTCAGAAATTTCTCCTTGTTTAATCTCTCCTAACACCTTATTTATCTCTTTTAATCCCTCATCCACTCTATTCCTGATAGCTATCACCAATGTACTCAATACCTTATTTACCGCACTTGCTACTACTCCATTAATAGCATAATATGCTTTATCATCATTCTTAGCCGCAAACTTACCATCCTTTGCCATTGCTCTCAATGCTATCCCTGCTGCTATTACTGCATCTTTTTTTGCCGATTCTTCTGAAATTTCTTTTTTATCATTGACAGCTGGAGCAACCGCTATCTCTGCTGCATCTTTGGCTTTCACAATTCCATTAGTAGCATTAACATCAGGATTCTCTTTAGATTTAGCTATTGCCTTCAATATATCAGCCCCACTTACTGCTCCTACTGATGCACTTGCCTTAGCCGCCTCTGACTCTTCAGCGCTATCACCATCTTGATTTCCAAACAATTTACCAATATCCTTTCTCTCATCTTGAATTTTTGTAAAATCAGCATTACCTTCACTTTCTTTTAACACTACCCCAACAATAGCTTTAATCCCTTTAACCAAAGAAATAACTGAAAGTTTATCAGCAGCAACCGCAAATTGGTTTTTAACAGTATTTCCTATTGCATCACTACCACTAGCACCGCCAGCCGCAGTTTTTGACCCTTCTGCAATCCTATCTAATATCCCACTAATAAACTCCTCAACAACTGTTTTAACTTTCTCATATTGCCCATGCTTCTCTAAAATTCCATTTAATTTCACTTTAGTAGTTTGCATATTCTTCTCAATATTACTAAAATATTTCCCTATATTACTTTTCTTTGTCTCTGCCTTTATCCCCAACGTCCCTGTAATCATATCGCCAAAACTCACAAATACATCTAAAAATCCTTTACCTAAATTCGCTATTGAACTCAAAAACACTTTCTCTGGATCTCTACCTCCACTATTACATCCCATCACAACCATCATCATTAACACAATACTTCCCTTAATAAATCCTCTTATCCTTCTTCCTTCTCCCTTTTCTCTTCCCTTTCCTCTTTGCTCTATCTCCTTTATTTTTTCACTTCTTTCTTCGCCTCCTTATCTTGTTTTATTATTTTTAGCTTTTCTAACAAGGATTAAAAGAAAAAATATGATTTATATAACATATACAATACTGCAAATAAAAAAGAGAGCTTTATTGCTCTCTCTACTAGCCTTTTTATCTAATAGTTAGTACATATATTTATATGTACTAACTAATTCAAATACTAATTAGCCTTAGCTTCAGTACCTTCTCCTTGTTTAATCTCTCCCAATACCTCATTAATCCCTTTTAACCCTTCATTCACTGTATTCCTGATTGCTATCACCAACGTACTTAATACCTTATTTACTGCACTTGCTACTGTTCCATTGACTGCATTTTCTGATTTATCTTCATTCTTGGCCGCAAATTTACCATCTTTTGCCATTCCTCTCAATGCTATCCC is part of the Borrelia duttonii Ly genome and harbors:
- a CDS encoding variable large family protein — translated: MKIEKKVEGKIRVIIMMVMMGCNSGGVKDPEKVFLSEMVNLGKGFLDVFVSFGDMITGTLGIKAETKKSEIGGYFSKIAETMKEVREKLEKIVGEYGNYEKVKGKVEEFIGRIGKIEEGAKEAALGASGNDTIGNAVKDQAAKAADITSVSKLVKGIKGIVGMVLGEKEGNADNNVITEEKKDIGKLFGKKDDDRTQEAEAAKANASIGTVSGADILKAMSQSNEDLKADNTNGIEAAKDAAEIAIASAVDNKKEIKDPAKKDAVIAAGIALRAMAKDGKFAAKQDASDKYANAVNGVVANAVSKVLSTLTIAIRNRVDEGLKEINKVLGEIQQGEIFEAKSN
- a CDS encoding variable large family protein, which gives rise to MMMVVMGCNSGGRDPEKVFLSSIANLGKGFLDVFVSFGDMITGTLGIKAETKKSNIGKYFSNIEKNMQTTKVKLNGILEKHGQYEKVKTVVEEFISGILDRIAEGSKTAAGGASGSDAIGNTVKNQFAVAADKLSVISLVKGIKAIVGVVLKESEGNADFTKIQDERKDIGKLFGNQDGDSAEESEAAKASASVGAVSGADILKAIAKSKENPDVNATNGIVKAKDAAEIAVAPAVNDKKEISEESAKKDAVIAAGIALRAMAKDGKFAAKNDDKAYYAINGVVASAVNKVLSTLVIAIRNRVDEGLKEINKVLGEIKQGEISEAKSN